In Roseofilum reptotaenium CS-1145, a single genomic region encodes these proteins:
- the pgsA gene encoding CDP-diacylglycerol--glycerol-3-phosphate 3-phosphatidyltransferase has protein sequence MTLPNWITFSRLLGVPFLLYGLLEPTVEYRWFCLAVFLVAAGTDWLDGYLARRLNQISEMGKFLDPLVDKLLVLAPLLSLVELGEVPAWGVFLILARELAIAGWRVNQTTVSGANIWGKLKTVVQIAAIAFLIAPTPVSWTLPILILFWSAVTLTWISGLIYIWPQPSNE, from the coding sequence ATGACTCTTCCGAATTGGATTACGTTTTCTCGCTTGCTGGGGGTTCCGTTTCTGCTCTATGGGTTGCTCGAACCGACAGTAGAGTATCGCTGGTTTTGTTTGGCGGTGTTTTTGGTGGCTGCGGGAACGGACTGGTTAGATGGCTATTTGGCCAGGCGCTTAAATCAAATCAGTGAGATGGGTAAGTTTTTAGACCCTTTGGTGGATAAGTTGTTGGTGTTAGCGCCGTTGTTGTCCTTGGTGGAGTTGGGGGAAGTCCCAGCTTGGGGAGTATTTCTAATTTTAGCGCGGGAATTGGCGATCGCCGGATGGCGAGTCAATCAAACCACTGTGTCTGGTGCGAATATCTGGGGCAAGCTGAAAACGGTAGTGCAAATTGCTGCTATTGCTTTCTTAATTGCCCCAACTCCAGTTTCTTGGACTCTGCCCATCTTAATCCTCTTTTGGAGTGCTGTCACCTTAACCTGGATTTCAGGATTGATTTATATTTGGCCGCAACCTTCAAATGAGTGA